The following are from one region of the bacterium genome:
- a CDS encoding deaminase, with the protein MTVQQPIEVQFRADLEALLARYGAEISAEVDRGDAEVHMEVGIAPVYDSAGTRLREGTVVALGVSVGTYRSPDPDARPSFEAVYMALAREIARRSTCRRLQVGTVITSTDFRKVLAVGYNGNASGLPNTCDRDESGVCGCLHSEENAVINCDAPRYEKKIVFVTHMPCPMCAKRLINLGGVQRVWYGEAYRDQDGLKLLATAGIPYARFSPGVDHI; encoded by the coding sequence ATGACCGTGCAACAGCCCATCGAGGTGCAATTCCGGGCCGACCTGGAGGCCCTGCTGGCGCGCTATGGCGCCGAGATCTCGGCGGAGGTCGACCGCGGGGACGCGGAGGTGCACATGGAGGTGGGCATCGCGCCCGTGTACGACAGCGCGGGCACCCGGCTGCGGGAGGGCACCGTGGTGGCGCTGGGGGTAAGCGTGGGCACCTATCGCTCGCCAGATCCCGACGCGCGCCCCTCCTTCGAGGCGGTCTACATGGCCCTGGCCCGGGAGATCGCGCGGCGCTCGACCTGTCGGCGGCTGCAGGTGGGCACCGTGATCACCTCCACCGACTTCCGCAAGGTGCTGGCCGTGGGCTACAACGGCAACGCCAGCGGCCTGCCCAACACCTGCGATCGTGACGAGTCTGGCGTCTGTGGTTGCCTGCATTCTGAGGAGAACGCGGTCATCAACTGCGACGCGCCGCGCTACGAGAAGAAGATCGTCTTCGTCACGCACATGCCCTGCCCGATGTGCGCCAAGCGGCTGATCAACCTGGGGGGCGTGCAGCGCGTCTGGTACGGCGAGGCATACCGCGACCAGGATGGACTGAAGCTGCTGGCCACCGCTGGCATTCCATACGCTCGGTTTTCCCCCGGCGTTGATCACATCTGA
- a CDS encoding GNAT family N-acetyltransferase, with product MEFKVGKIMVAVIDLGDASVLSRLAHGLAGEPDQVFLFSDEWERRRPQCEAFVQARAGLFERRVGARACAVREIPRAQATPFLDRCHVQGSNRLALVRFGLFHGEDLVGVLSLGRHPRQISQNWIVLDRLCFAPGVQVVGGASRLFSAAVAWARERQYDDIVSYSDNRLTPGAVYERIGFARHKTYRPDYFYVRDGRRVSKQSQRKSHTGCPADLTEWEWAQERGLTRVYDAGKVCWIYCLNTEVRDQRRARRSASTAQMHADGVYRHAHVRGVFPTAKGGGAVYFGSSYELRCLFELDQDPLVAAVRRCETFQAADGRWRNPDLLVTFSDGHEEIWEVKPFSRLDEPDVKDQLADSTAYAIARGVPLRVWTERDSALGKDARVIAWAHRYLATQQDDHTYEDRAKAQRKAIRDRHYAKEQAASVTVFCPYCGVDHVVLPRTYARNLARNGGVYVCEALGGHIGGSKPKLALRKENPYAAEGRKQCCRCGAVLPLAAFARRARARDGLSGACRACCSVADAAAYRARVQKKARDSG from the coding sequence ATGGAATTCAAGGTGGGAAAAATCATGGTGGCGGTGATTGACCTTGGGGATGCATCGGTGCTGTCGAGACTGGCACATGGGTTAGCTGGGGAGCCCGATCAGGTGTTTCTGTTCTCAGATGAATGGGAGCGTCGGAGGCCGCAGTGTGAAGCCTTTGTGCAGGCCCGCGCTGGCCTGTTCGAGAGACGGGTAGGGGCTCGGGCTTGCGCGGTGCGGGAGATTCCACGGGCGCAAGCCACCCCATTCCTGGATCGCTGTCATGTGCAGGGTAGCAACCGGCTGGCCCTGGTGCGGTTCGGCCTGTTCCATGGGGAGGATCTGGTTGGCGTGTTGTCCCTTGGGCGCCACCCGCGACAGATCTCGCAGAACTGGATCGTGCTGGATCGGCTGTGCTTCGCGCCCGGGGTGCAGGTGGTGGGCGGCGCGTCCCGGCTGTTCTCGGCTGCGGTGGCCTGGGCTCGGGAGCGCCAGTACGACGATATCGTGAGCTACAGCGACAACCGCCTTACGCCCGGTGCCGTGTATGAGCGGATTGGGTTCGCGCGGCACAAGACCTACCGGCCCGACTATTTCTACGTGCGGGACGGCCGCCGTGTCTCGAAGCAGAGCCAGCGCAAGAGCCACACGGGGTGTCCGGCGGACCTCACGGAGTGGGAGTGGGCGCAGGAGCGCGGGTTGACGAGGGTGTACGACGCTGGGAAGGTGTGCTGGATCTACTGCCTGAACACAGAGGTGCGGGACCAGCGTCGAGCACGTCGGTCGGCGTCCACTGCTCAGATGCACGCGGATGGCGTGTACAGGCACGCTCATGTGCGTGGGGTGTTTCCCACTGCCAAGGGAGGCGGCGCGGTTTATTTCGGATCATCCTACGAGCTGCGTTGCCTGTTCGAGTTGGACCAGGATCCGCTCGTGGCCGCGGTGCGGCGTTGCGAGACGTTCCAGGCAGCGGACGGTCGCTGGCGCAACCCAGATCTCCTGGTGACTTTTTCGGATGGCCACGAGGAGATCTGGGAGGTCAAGCCGTTCTCGCGATTGGATGAGCCGGACGTCAAGGATCAGCTGGCGGATTCAACTGCCTACGCGATCGCGCGAGGTGTGCCTCTGCGGGTGTGGACGGAGCGTGATAGCGCTCTCGGAAAGGATGCTCGGGTCATAGCGTGGGCCCATCGATATTTGGCCACCCAGCAAGACGATCATACCTACGAGGACCGGGCCAAGGCGCAGCGGAAGGCCATCCGGGACCGGCACTACGCCAAGGAGCAGGCGGCCTCGGTGACGGTGTTCTGTCCCTACTGCGGGGTGGACCACGTGGTGCTGCCGCGGACGTACGCGCGCAACCTGGCCCGGAACGGGGGCGTGTACGTGTGCGAGGCCCTGGGGGGGCACATCGGGGGCAGCAAGCCCAAGCTGGCCCTGCGCAAGGAGAACCCGTACGCCGCGGAGGGCCGGAAGCAGTGCTGCCGGTGCGGCGCCGTGCTGCCCCTGGCCGCGTTTGCCCGGCGGGCCCGGGCCCGGGATGGCCTGTCCGGCGCCTGCCGGGCGTGCTGTAGCGTCGCAGATGCCGCAGCGTACCGCGCTCGGGTGCAGAAAAAGGCCCGCGATTCCGGGTAG